In a single window of the Candidatus Binatia bacterium genome:
- the hflX gene encoding GTPase HflX, which translates to MPQNQPHMPQDTPPRAVLVGVQLPGVADEEHASSLAELGRLAKTLGLAVVARVSQKRPALAAAAVIGEGKLKELARLTGGSGIVPSGVPAHRTRTADPEPAEAEVVEEAGKRASVVLVDHDIAPSQARNLERATGAEVLDRTAVILAIFQRHARSREAVLQVEIARLAYLAPRLRASSAGQDRQGGGIGSKGAGESHLELDRRKVRDRIAELRRELAAIEKDAATRRRRRAAQPTVAIVGYTNAGKSSLMRALTGSDLLVADQLFATLDTTVRALQPETKPRILVSDTVGFIKKLPHDLVASFRSTLEEAREAALLLHVVDAADPAFPAQIEVTARVLAEIDSADAPRLLVLNKIDKLEEERRAALAQAYPQALLLSAKSAADVAGLRQRIVEFFEREMVEDEFLVPYARQPMVSEIHASCRVLAEAYDQAGTRLRVRGRPEVVARLRAAL; encoded by the coding sequence ATGCCGCAGAACCAGCCGCACATGCCGCAGGACACACCGCCGCGTGCCGTGCTCGTGGGGGTGCAACTCCCCGGGGTCGCCGACGAGGAGCACGCTTCGTCGCTGGCCGAGCTCGGGCGTCTGGCCAAGACGCTGGGGCTCGCGGTGGTCGCCCGCGTCAGTCAGAAGCGCCCGGCGCTGGCCGCCGCCGCAGTGATCGGTGAGGGTAAGCTCAAGGAACTGGCCCGCCTGACCGGCGGTAGCGGTATCGTACCCTCCGGGGTCCCCGCCCACCGCACCCGCACCGCCGACCCCGAGCCCGCCGAAGCGGAGGTGGTGGAGGAGGCCGGCAAGCGCGCTAGCGTCGTGCTGGTCGACCACGACATCGCCCCCTCGCAAGCCCGCAACCTCGAGCGCGCCACCGGTGCCGAGGTGCTCGACCGCACCGCCGTCATCCTGGCCATCTTCCAGCGCCACGCCCGCAGTCGCGAGGCGGTGCTGCAGGTGGAGATCGCGCGGCTGGCCTATCTGGCGCCGCGGCTGCGCGCCAGCAGCGCCGGTCAGGACCGTCAGGGCGGCGGCATCGGCAGCAAGGGGGCGGGTGAGTCGCACCTCGAGCTCGACCGGCGCAAGGTGCGCGACCGCATCGCCGAGCTGCGCCGCGAGCTCGCGGCCATCGAGAAGGATGCCGCCACGCGCCGTCGCCGTCGTGCCGCCCAGCCCACAGTGGCCATCGTCGGCTACACCAACGCCGGCAAGTCGTCGCTGATGCGCGCCCTGACCGGCAGCGATCTGTTGGTCGCCGACCAGCTCTTCGCCACCCTCGACACCACCGTGCGCGCCCTGCAGCCGGAGACCAAGCCGCGCATCTTGGTCAGCGACACGGTGGGGTTCATCAAGAAGCTGCCGCACGATCTGGTGGCCTCGTTCCGCTCCACCCTGGAGGAGGCGCGCGAGGCGGCGCTGCTGCTGCACGTGGTGGATGCCGCGGACCCGGCCTTCCCGGCGCAGATCGAGGTCACCGCGCGAGTGCTGGCGGAGATCGATTCCGCCGACGCGCCGCGGCTGCTGGTGCTCAACAAGATCGACAAGCTGGAGGAGGAGCGGCGCGCCGCGCTGGCGCAGGCCTACCCGCAGGCGCTGCTGCTGTCGGCGAAGTCGGCCGCCGACGTTGCCGGGCTGCGCCAGCGCATCGTCGAGTTCTTCGAGCGTGAGATGGTCGAGGACGAGTTCCTGGTGCCCTACGCGCGGCAGCCGATGGTGAGCGAGATCCACGCCAGCTGCCGCGTGCTGGCCGAGGCCTACGACCAGGCGGGCACACGCCTGCGTGTGCGGGGGCGCCCGGAAGTGGTGGCGCGCCTGCGCGCCGCGCTGTGA